CGTTACGGGCGGTGCCGGCTTCATAGGCTCACATTTGGTGGACAGGCTTATGGGATCGGGGAACAAAGTCAGGGTTCTCGACGACCTGAGCGCCGGAAGCCTCGACAACGTCAGGCGCTGGCTTGAAAACGAGCGCTTCGAGTTCATAAAGGGGGACATGAGGGACCCCGGGATCGTCAAAAAGGCCGTTGAGGGAGTTGACGTCGTCTTCCACCTCGCGGCAAACCCTGAGGTTAGAATCGGTGCTCAGAGCCCCGAGCTCCTCTACGAGACGAACGTCCTCATAACCTATAACCTGCTCAACGCGATGAGGGACTCAAACGTTAGGTACCTCGTCTTCACGAGCTCCTCAACGGTTTACGGCGATGCCGAGGTAATTCCAACCCCGGAAGACTACGCCCCGCTGGAGCCGATAAGCGTCTACGGTGGGGCAAAGCTCGCGGCAGAGGCTTTAATCAGCGGTTATGCTCATACCTTTGGCTTTAGGGCCTTGGTCTTCCGCCTTGCCAATATCATAGGCGAGCGCTCCAACCACGGCGTCATCTACGACTTCATCAACAAGCTGAAAAAGAACCCCGAAGAGCTTGAAATTCTTGGAGACGGGACACAGAAGAAGAGCTACCTCCACGTGAGCGACACCGTTGAGGGCATGCTCCACATCTTCGAGCACTTCAGGAAGGGAAGCAAAACGGTTGACTTCTACAACATCGGCAACGACGACTGGATAACGGTGAAGGAGATAGCGGGGATTGTGAGTGAGGAGATGGGCCTCAGGCCGAGGTTTATCTTTACAGGTGGCGTAGATGGAGGCCGTGGATGGAAGGGTGACGTCAAGCTCATGCGCCTGAGCATAGAGAAGGCCAAGAAGACCGGCTGGAGGCCAAAGATGAACAGCTACGAAGCCGTGAGAAAAACCGTTCGGGAGCTCCTTGCGACAGTTTGAGTTTTCTTCCTGGCTATTTTATTGGCGGAGCCTGAAACTGAACGTCGGGGTTGGACGGTGACCCGGCATTTTTACTTCTTTAAATGTGAGATACCTTTGTTCCTGTCGTATCTGAGTTATATCGTGGGTGAGCTTGGGATCCGATACTTTGGAGTGACGAAAGGCTTATAAGTGCCCTGGAAGTTGTTGGTTTGGTAATATTTGTTAGTGGAAACTCTCCCTCAAATTACAGCGACCTGGGGGAAGCTAAATTGAAGACGCTGGTAATAATCCCCGCCTACAACGAAGAACTGACGATCGGCTCGGTGGTGGCTTTATCGAGGAAGTATGGTGATGTTTTAGTTGTTGACGATGGCTCTATAGATAGAACTTCTGAGATTGCCAGGGAGAGCGGGGCAGTGGTTGTGAGGCATGAAGTTAACGGGGGAAAGGGAAAGGCCCTGAGGACGGGCTTTGAATACGCGTTCTCCAACGGATACGACTTCGCCGTGACGATAGATGCCGATGGACAGCACGATCCTGATGAGATTTTGCTCTTGAATAAATCTATTGGAGGATGAGGCTCGCCCTGTAGTCGGCCCGAAGTAGCACGAGACAGAGAGTGTAGCGGGGGAAGGACGATGGAATATCCAAGAAATATTAAACCAGACGACGTGACGATAATAATACCTACCCTTGATGAGGAGAAGGGTATCGGGAAGGTCATCGATGCTTTTAAGGAGCAAGGCTACACAAATATTTTTGTTATCGACGGCAATAGCAAGGACAGAACAAGGGAGATAGCGAGGGAGAAAGGTGCTACCGTTGTTGTGCAGAGCGGCAGGGGCAAGGGACAGGCGGTTGTGGAGGCTTTTTCCCTGGTTAACAGCGAGGTTGCCGTCATGATAGATGGGGACGGGACTTATGACCCCTATGACATCGAGAAAATGCTTGAGCCAATAAGGAGAGGCGTCGCTGACCACGTTATAGGCAACAGGCTCATCAACTACGAAAAAGGGGCGTTTACGAGACTGAACCTCATTGGGAACAGGATACTCAACTGGCTGTTCCGTCTTATGTACGGCGTTGAGCTCTATGACATACTTTCTGGATACAGAGCCCTTACAAAGGACGTGTACAAGAACGTCAATCTGACGAAGCACGGCTTTGAGGTCGAGACCGAGCTGACGGTGGAGACACTTGCCAACGGCTTTAGGATAGTTGAGGTTCCTATAAACTATTACAGCAGGCACGGGGAGACAAAGCTCAGTCCCCTCGGGGATGGTCTAAGGATTGGGCGGACAATAATGGAGATGCTCGTGAGGTACAACCCGGCAAAATACCTCTATTTATTGGGCGGACTTTTCCTCCTCCTGGGCCTTATCACTGGGGTTTATGTTGTTGTGGAATGGTTCAGGCACGTATCCCGCGATTTGCTGGCCGTCGTCACCGCCATCCTCGTGCTTGGCGGAATACAGTTCCTTGCGATAGGGTTCGTAATGAGCTACCTGTTCAAAACTTCGGTGGAGATAAAGCGGGGGATTAGGGAGATAAAAAAATAAAACGCCGTGGTGTGAATCATGAAAATACTTGCGGCCTGTGAGAGTGGTGGGCATCTAACTCAAATGGTGCACATATTGAAACAGATCGCCAAGATTAGGAGTAATCGGATAAATATTGTTCTTGTTACAGAGGATAGCACCAGAACCCGCAACCAAGTTGATGAAGTTTTTAGTAAGGTTTACCTTTTGGATATGCCCAAACATAAGAATAAGTATTTAAGGTACTTACATGCATTTAGCCCAATCGTCTTTCTCAAAGTCGCTAAAATACTGAAACAAGAGCGTCCAGATGTCGTTCTATCAACTGCAGGGTGGGTTTCAATGCCCACGTTTATCCTTGCGAAGCTTGTGTTTGGGATACCTACAATATATATTCACTCATGGTCGAGGGTTACAGAGAAATCAGATAGTGGTAAGATTCTTTATTATTTTTCAGACGTCTTTATAGTCCAGTGGTCCCAATTATTAGAAAAGTATGGCAAAAAAGCCCAGTATTTTGGGGGGATTATATGATCTTCGTGACAGTGGGAAATTCCAATTTGGGCTTTGAGAGGCTGATAAAAGCCATGGACAATTTAGCTCAGGCTTTGCCGTATCCAGTAGTCATGCAAATTGGAGCTACTAATTACGTTCCAAAAAACGTAGAATGGTTTAGATATTGTGATCACGATACAATTATTGAGCATTTTAAGAAATCCAGGGTGATTGTGACTCATGCCGGGGCAGGGACAATCTTTGATATACTCCTGCTTGGAAAGAAGCCGGTTGTAATCCCCAGGTTGAGTAAATTTAAGGAACATATAGATGATCATCAAGTGGAAATTACACGGGCATTAGAGAACCAGAAACTTATAATCCCCGTTTACGACATCCATCATCTGGGACCAGCAATATTGAAAGCATTGGAGGATAACTACAAAGTGAGACCAACAACAAATACTCCTTCCCGGCTTATAAGGATCTTATCTGAAATATTGAACTCTATGGGAGGGGATGGACAATGAGGATCTCAGTTGTTGGCTCCGGTTACGTGGGCCTCGTCACGGGAATGGGCTTTGTTAAACTCGGCAATGAAGTCATCTTCGTTGATGTAGACGAGAATAAAATCCAAATGATAAACAACGCCCAACCCCCAATCTACGAAGAAGGCCTCGAAGAACTCATGAGAGAATTCAAGGGCAAGTATCACGCCACCAAAGACTATAAGGAAGCAATCATGAACTCGGACGTTACATTCATAGCCGTCGGAACACCATCGAGAGAAGACGGCTCAATCGACCTAAAATACGTTAAAGCCGCGAGCAAATCA
This is a stretch of genomic DNA from Thermococcus zilligii AN1. It encodes these proteins:
- the pssE gene encoding PssE/Cps14G family polysaccharide biosynthesis glycosyltransferase; protein product: MIFVTVGNSNLGFERLIKAMDNLAQALPYPVVMQIGATNYVPKNVEWFRYCDHDTIIEHFKKSRVIVTHAGAGTIFDILLLGKKPVVIPRLSKFKEHIDDHQVEITRALENQKLIIPVYDIHHLGPAILKALEDNYKVRPTTNTPSRLIRILSEILNSMGGDGQ
- a CDS encoding NAD-dependent epimerase/dehydratase family protein, with product MRVLVTGGAGFIGSHLVDRLMGSGNKVRVLDDLSAGSLDNVRRWLENERFEFIKGDMRDPGIVKKAVEGVDVVFHLAANPEVRIGAQSPELLYETNVLITYNLLNAMRDSNVRYLVFTSSSTVYGDAEVIPTPEDYAPLEPISVYGGAKLAAEALISGYAHTFGFRALVFRLANIIGERSNHGVIYDFINKLKKNPEELEILGDGTQKKSYLHVSDTVEGMLHIFEHFRKGSKTVDFYNIGNDDWITVKEIAGIVSEEMGLRPRFIFTGGVDGGRGWKGDVKLMRLSIEKAKKTGWRPKMNSYEAVRKTVRELLATV
- the aglJ gene encoding S-layer glycoprotein N-glycosyltransferase AglJ, which translates into the protein MEYPRNIKPDDVTIIIPTLDEEKGIGKVIDAFKEQGYTNIFVIDGNSKDRTREIAREKGATVVVQSGRGKGQAVVEAFSLVNSEVAVMIDGDGTYDPYDIEKMLEPIRRGVADHVIGNRLINYEKGAFTRLNLIGNRILNWLFRLMYGVELYDILSGYRALTKDVYKNVNLTKHGFEVETELTVETLANGFRIVEVPINYYSRHGETKLSPLGDGLRIGRTIMEMLVRYNPAKYLYLLGGLFLLLGLITGVYVVVEWFRHVSRDLLAVVTAILVLGGIQFLAIGFVMSYLFKTSVEIKRGIREIKK
- the pssD gene encoding PssD/Cps14F family polysaccharide biosynthesis glycosyltransferase, with the translated sequence MKILAACESGGHLTQMVHILKQIAKIRSNRINIVLVTEDSTRTRNQVDEVFSKVYLLDMPKHKNKYLRYLHAFSPIVFLKVAKILKQERPDVVLSTAGWVSMPTFILAKLVFGIPTIYIHSWSRVTEKSDSGKILYYFSDVFIVQWSQLLEKYGKKAQYFGGII
- a CDS encoding glycosyltransferase family 2 protein, with product MVIFVSGNSPSNYSDLGEAKLKTLVIIPAYNEELTIGSVVALSRKYGDVLVVDDGSIDRTSEIARESGAVVVRHEVNGGKGKALRTGFEYAFSNGYDFAVTIDADGQHDPDEILLLNKSIGG
- a CDS encoding nucleotide sugar dehydrogenase; this encodes MRISVVGSGYVGLVTGMGFVKLGNEVIFVDVDENKIQMINNAQPPIYEEGLEELMREFKGKYHATKDYKEAIMNSDVTFIAVGTPSREDGSIDLKYVKAASKSIGEALKEKKDYHAVVVKSTVLPGTTEEVVKPILEETSGKKAFKDFGLAMNPEFLREGVALKDFLNPDRIV